The sequence TAATAACTTCACAGATCTGTACTCgcacataaaatcccactaaaagaagtttgtggttgtaaactttcaaaatgcaaacaatttcAAGGGGTAtgcatacttttgcaaagcattgtGCTTTCATATTAAGTTATCACAGTCATGTGGAAgcaatttttctcttttttttttttttgcacagtatAATTCCAAAGTCTAGCTGCCAAACAATAGCATAAATATGAACTGAACCTGGGGCCGGTGGCGTGATCACACACCATTACTGTCACTTGAATgtcagattttcctttaaaaaaaaagaaaacaaacatagatagtttctgtgttttcaacATTTAGAAGCAATGCATTTTTAAGAATGTTAATGTTATGAGAAAAATAGATGTTATTTTAGGATTATCTTAGGTTCCCTACTGCATGTAGTGCTCTAACCCCTACAACTCTGATAAAGCTGGTGTTGCTCCGTTAACGTTggataagctgctgctgctcttaaCTTGTTCCCTGAATGTGCCAGAAGACAGCTAGAAGGTATTATCTTCATCTCTGCGGGACAATATGAGCTGCCTCCTTGGACCTGTGAGATGCGGGACGCTGGGGGGAGAATCCGACACCCCGCAGTCCAGCTTAGGAGTGGAGGTGCAGCGTGGCCCGACGCGGCTCATGAGTCCACGCACGTCTCTGTGCAGGGCAGGATCACTGGGGATGGAGCTGAGCCGAACCCCCTGTTCCAGACCCCCGATGTCCCGGTCCAAACGGGGGTTGCTGGCGCTGCTGGGGGACTGGGGATCAGCACTGAAGTACAAGGTGGAACTCGATTCAGTAGGGCAGTAATAAGGCTCCGGGCTGTCTCCGAAAACCGACTTGCCCTCCGGGGAGCTGCGTTTGAAATCCGACGCGGGCGACTCCATGGGGCTTTCCATCTCCAGACTGTCGTCCTCTCCCTCGGGTCGCTCGGTCGACGTGGGCTCGCTTACGCTCTGGAACTCGTCTTTGCAGTCTGAGAGCGGAGCCAGGCCCTTCCCCTGGGACTCGGAGGTGGACACCCCTTCACAGCTGCCACCAGCCGTAAAGGTGATGCCCTCGTTGCTTTTGAACTCCTGGTTGTACTCCTCCATGTCCAGTATGGCCGCCGGCCCACCGGCTCCGTACGCCCTGTTGATTTTACAGAGATCGCCGGTTTTCAGGGCCAGGCGGATGAGGAGCCAGTGGTGGTGGAAGCAAGGGCAGGAGCTGTTGGAGTGGCCTGGACAGTTTCCTGGGTGCTCCAGCAGGGAGCCAGCCACGCCAGACAGGGAGAAGCTGCCGTGATTCTGGACAGAAGACGCTGGCAGACTTTTGTCACCAAGAGAGAAGGAAGACTCGCCTTGCTCTATGCATGTGCTGCCCATCTGATGCCGATTTGTACCGTGGGAGATTTCTGTGGACTTAGGATGGAGGAACCGGTAGTACAGGACCAGCGAGGTGGCTCCTTGGAAgcaaacaagagaaaatattaaagtttagtATGTATTTCTTTCCTGAGACCCCCGACTGATTGGCCCCTCTGTTAGATTGTAGTTTGGGATATTAGGTAAACACAGACACACTTCCGTCCTACTCGGGTAGTATGTTCgtctttctcattttgaagagtggcaAAGAGAAATGGGCCATGAATTATTAGCTGTCTTCTGTAACTTTGCTCAACcttagaaaaaaagtataaataaataactgcttTGGCTTATTTTACAGGAATTATTTGGGTTCCAAATTGGATGGGCACCAGTggtttaaaaagctaaaattgtCTCTGTGCAAGATTTTGTCCATATTTAATAACTGTGTGGTAACTGAGGAtcttttgaatttgtttttctatgaATTTATCCGAATGCAacttatttagaattttttccaaaaaggttTATCAGGAAAAGTCAGTTAATTAACACTTCAGTCAGAAGCAGCTTTATTCGCCAAGTTTGTGCACGCAAACAAGACATTTGACTTTGGTTCCATTTTGCCCTCagtgagaacattttaaatataaataggGAACTATTACAagatatgtttttgtaaatatgtgcATATACagtgtttttacaaaagaggAAGACAAGGTTGAATTAGGGAAGGTGAAGGTAAGTATCGATGTGGGAACTCCGACTGTTAAGTTCATTAGAGAGACAACCCGAGGAAACAAAAACGTCTCTCTCGGtggcttgtttttaaaatagtagCGCCAACCTGAAGGTAAAAGCCTTGAGAGTTTgagtccaggatgtgtggggtgtGCAGAGCAGAGATTGCAGCTGCCTTTTACCAGACCATAGACCTGTACAAGTCCTGGATGGAGGGAAGGTCAGTTATGACGATAACATCTGCAGACTTAATTGTTTGTTCTATCCTCTTTTGTGGAGGAGTTCAACTACAGACACACGACACCAGTGGACAAGACTCAGTGTTGTGTATTTAAGAAAATTTGATATCATATGTTCTTAACAGTTAAGACATTTCAGATGAGCAATTTTCTACCCTGGCAACCATAGAGtcatttttaagagttttgaTTCTATACCTTTTGCaatcattgttattattaacaGAATCGGACTGGTTTGTGCCTCTATACAGATACTGCAGACAAAATGACTCACCGAGGAAAAAGCTGCATAGCACAGAGGTTGGAAGGGTCATGCTATCCCATGATGCTTCGCTCAGGAAGTCGGAGGCGGCCAGCAGCAGAGTCACATTCTCTACGAGCATGAACTaatggaggaggagaaagtCACACCATCACTCATTTTCCAACAGCTTTACGTCACCGCAGGCTGAGGACACAGAGGTGAGGATGACGGTGCAAACTTTTTGCTTTACATAAGCGTGTGTGTCCTTGTAGGTCGATGCGTGGGATGACACAGCGGTGCACAGCGCATGAAACggttttctgtaaaacaagTCATTCCTTACTGCATAGAAGCTGGCCATGCGAAAGCGCGAAGGTCCGTCTTTGATgttgaggaagaggaagacgtGGATGAGCCCCAGGACGCCGTTAAAGGCACGCCAACACCAGTGACCAGTGCAAATGTCGGGCTGCTGTGATACGAGCCAGAAGGAGGCTGTGAGCCAGTGAAAACCTGGAGATCAAGGCAAAAACAGACCGAAATCAGAGATTTATAGCCCAAACGCAAACTACgaaagtttgtttttgggttGTGCCTGAATGGCATCGGAGGACCTTGCCTCTCCGTGCTCACCTGCTACTCCGCAGACCCACCAGTTGAAGACCCTGGCGAAGAACATGAGGCAGGTCACCCGGGCTCCCAACATGCCTGCTCTCCAGACCAGCTGGCACAGCAGGGCTGCTGGTGGCATGGCCAAGTGGCCTGGCCGTATCAGGCAGCAGGCTCGGCTGTACAGCACCAGGGCCCAGGAAATGGACAGCACACATAGTCCACAGCAATATGCCACTGAGTGTTAAACGGAGGCAAAGCGTTAGACAATAAAGTCATGCCTCAAACGAGAGCTAAGAACTGACACGGAGATGGGCTGACCTGGTGACATTATCCCCACATCTGTAGACACGACCACATACGCCTGCAGCAAGCTCTGAGGCAGCGTTAGGACAAGCGCCTCCAGCAGCCACAGGGCAGCGACGTCTGCCTGCTGCATGACGGCAGCACCCAGCTCAGCCACCGAGTCCTGCATGTGCAGCACGGACCTCATGCAGTCCCACAACCTGCCAGCAGAGGGAGACAAACACCTGAACAGGGATAACCTTCTCAATGACAGAATGATGTCAAAAATCCCTGTCTGCACTCTCAGGAGTGTCATATCTCACCGAGCATGCAGGCTGTGCTCACATGCAATAAAACCCCAACATGCTGGGGTTGCACAGACCATACCTTTTGAAGATGCCCAAGTGTAGCACGTGTATGACGGAGAGGTAACACCGCCTTTCATCCCCATCATCATAGTACCACTTCACACTTA is a genomic window of Poecilia reticulata strain Guanapo linkage group LG21, Guppy_female_1.0+MT, whole genome shotgun sequence containing:
- the xkr5a gene encoding XK-related protein 5a, producing the protein MFFLTGGEQREKKKKKGADVPGEEDDQDHVPGCSSLPHLCNMMNAAPGALARRMPSAARRSGCWIAWCQAVLLGVSALVIVAERSALIYCIGFYLWNEETLWAGLTLGLFLPGTAVQLLSVKWYYDDGDERRCYLSVIHVLHLGIFKRLWDCMRSVLHMQDSVAELGAAVMQQADVAALWLLEALVLTLPQSLLQAYVVVSTDVGIMSPVAYCCGLCVLSISWALVLYSRACCLIRPGHLAMPPAALLCQLVWRAGMLGARVTCLMFFARVFNWWVCGVAGFHWLTASFWLVSQQPDICTGHWCWRAFNGVLGLIHVFLFLNIKDGPSRFRMASFYAFMLVENVTLLLAASDFLSEASWDSMTLPTSVLCSFFLGATSLVLYYRFLHPKSTEISHGTNRHQMGSTCIEQGESSFSLGDKSLPASSVQNHGSFSLSGVAGSLLEHPGNCPGHSNSSCPCFHHHWLLIRLALKTGDLCKINRAYGAGGPAAILDMEEYNQEFKSNEGITFTAGGSCEGVSTSESQGKGLAPLSDCKDEFQSVSEPTSTERPEGEDDSLEMESPMESPASDFKRSSPEGKSVFGDSPEPYYCPTESSSTLYFSADPQSPSSASNPRLDRDIGGLEQGVRLSSIPSDPALHRDVRGLMSRVGPRCTSTPKLDCGVSDSPPSVPHLTGPRRQLILSRRDEDNTF